The Vibrio pomeroyi genome window below encodes:
- the rplM gene encoding 50S ribosomal protein L13 yields the protein MKTFVAKPETVKRDWYVVDAEGKTLGRLASEIASRLRGKHKAEYTPHVDTGDYIIVVNAEKVAVTGNKAKGKVYYRHSEFPGGLKTITFEKLIAKKPEMVLELAVKGMLPRGPLGRAMYRKLKVYAGTEHNHVAQQPQVLDI from the coding sequence ATGAAAACTTTCGTTGCTAAACCAGAAACTGTAAAACGCGACTGGTATGTTGTAGACGCTGAAGGCAAAACTCTTGGCCGTCTAGCAAGTGAAATCGCTTCTCGCCTACGCGGCAAGCACAAAGCAGAATACACTCCTCACGTAGACACTGGTGATTACATCATCGTTGTTAACGCTGAGAAAGTTGCTGTAACTGGTAACAAAGCTAAGGGTAAGGTTTACTACCGTCACTCTGAGTTCCCAGGTGGTCTTAAAACTATCACTTTTGAAAAGCTAATTGCTAAGAAACCAGAAATGGTTCTAGAACTAGCAGTTAAAGGTATGCTTCCACGTGGTCCTCTAGGCCGCGCGATGTACCGTAAGCTTAAAGTGTACGCTGGTACTGAGCACAACCATGTTGCTCAACAGCCACAAGTACTAGACATCTAA
- the rpsI gene encoding 30S ribosomal protein S9, with amino-acid sequence MAENQYYGTGRRKSSAARVFIKPGSGEIVINKRSLDVYFGRPTSRMVVKQPLELVELTEKLDLYITVSGGGISGQAGAIRHGITRALMEYDETLRPALRAAGYVTRDARCVERKKVGLRKARRKPQFSKR; translated from the coding sequence ATGGCAGAGAATCAATACTACGGCACTGGTCGTCGCAAAAGCTCAGCAGCTCGTGTTTTCATCAAACCAGGCTCTGGTGAGATCGTAATCAACAAGCGTAGCCTTGATGTTTACTTCGGTCGTCCAACTTCTCGTATGGTTGTTAAGCAACCTCTTGAGCTAGTTGAACTAACTGAGAAACTTGACCTTTACATCACTGTTTCTGGTGGTGGTATTTCTGGTCAAGCTGGCGCAATCCGCCACGGTATCACTCGCGCTCTTATGGAGTACGATGAAACTCTACGTCCTGCTCTACGTGCAGCTGGCTACGTTACTCGTGACGCTCGTTGCGTTGAACGTAAGAAAGTTGGTCTACGTAAAGCACGTCGTAAACCTCAATTCTCTAAGCGTTAA